In the genome of Spirochaetaceae bacterium, one region contains:
- a CDS encoding succinylglutamate desuccinylase/aspartoacylase family protein, with translation MIELEKHFYSSVHAGPHLLITGCIHGNEVCGYRAITNLINKLNSGEVILKRGSLTLIPVCNPPAFYANKREVNVNLNRYIGEHTDLKTYEYKVANQVAKAIKNCDYHVDLHSFSDKEGEPFAFEDYDEPKVSALARTFGLAVVKGWPALYPPANEKVGDSGFYAHSLGKVSVTVECGSNGTEAADKVAADCIIKALNFLEMADAKLPEANAASKVYVMDKIETYQKEGRLSREWNTFDFIKAGEVVAEYDDGEVIKFATDCYMIMPNKEPKVGDEWFYTAHLEQ, from the coding sequence ATGATTGAACTAGAAAAGCACTTTTACAGCTCCGTCCACGCAGGCCCGCATTTGTTAATTACCGGCTGTATACACGGTAACGAAGTTTGCGGCTACAGGGCAATAACAAATTTAATAAATAAACTAAATAGCGGCGAGGTAATATTAAAACGCGGCTCACTAACGTTAATTCCTGTGTGTAATCCGCCGGCCTTTTACGCTAATAAACGCGAGGTAAATGTTAATTTAAATAGATATATTGGCGAACATACCGATTTAAAAACTTATGAATATAAAGTTGCCAATCAGGTGGCTAAGGCTATAAAAAATTGCGATTACCATGTAGATTTACATTCGTTTTCAGATAAAGAAGGCGAACCTTTTGCCTTTGAAGATTACGATGAACCGAAGGTTTCGGCTCTGGCGCGTACCTTTGGCTTAGCTGTGGTTAAGGGCTGGCCGGCTTTGTATCCGCCGGCAAACGAAAAAGTGGGTGATAGCGGCTTTTATGCGCATAGTTTAGGTAAAGTTTCGGTTACCGTTGAGTGCGGCAGTAATGGCACAGAAGCAGCCGATAAAGTTGCCGCAGATTGCATAATTAAAGCACTTAATTTTTTAGAGATGGCCGATGCTAAGCTGCCGGAAGCTAACGCAGCAAGCAAAGTATATGTGATGGATAAGATAGAAACCTATCAAAAAGAGGGGCGGCTTTCCCGCGAATGGAATACTTTCGATTTTATTAAGGCCGGCGAAGTTGTTGCCGAGTACGACGATGGTGAAGTAATAAAGTTTGCTACCGATTGCTATATGATAATGCCTAATAAAGAGCCTAAAGTTGGTGATGAATGGTTTTACACGGCGCATTTAGAGCAATAA
- a CDS encoding type II toxin-antitoxin system RelE/ParE family toxin: MLIIEQTEEFKAWAKGLKDKNALKLVLNKTKHVALGNFGDSKAVDGAKGIHELRIHYGAGYCIYLTKIDNKIVFLLCGGIKRTQDKDIEQAKKLLKNLEV; the protein is encoded by the coding sequence ATGCTAATAATAGAGCAAACCGAAGAGTTTAAAGCGTGGGCTAAGGGACTAAAAGATAAGAATGCCTTAAAGCTTGTACTTAACAAAACTAAACATGTGGCTTTAGGTAATTTTGGCGATTCTAAGGCTGTAGATGGTGCTAAAGGTATTCACGAACTACGCATTCATTACGGGGCCGGGTATTGTATTTATCTTACTAAAATAGATAATAAAATTGTGTTTTTGCTATGTGGTGGTATTAAACGCACGCAAGACAAAGATATTGAACAAGCTAAGAAATTATTAAAAAATTTAGAGGTATAA
- a CDS encoding putative addiction module antidote protein, whose product MAKVKTTIFDVAEYLKDDEELMDLYLEEAFKSRETNFILACIDDVARAKGMAGITEEAGLKNETTGTNVSPSFATILKVLDSLGITLTPSSKVTT is encoded by the coding sequence ATGGCAAAGGTAAAAACAACAATTTTTGATGTAGCCGAATATTTAAAAGATGATGAAGAACTTATGGATTTATACCTTGAAGAAGCCTTTAAAAGCAGAGAAACTAATTTTATTTTAGCTTGTATAGACGATGTAGCCCGTGCCAAAGGTATGGCCGGTATAACCGAAGAAGCCGGCTTAAAAAATGAAACAACCGGTACAAATGTTAGTCCATCATTCGCTACTATTTTAAAAGTATTAGATAGTTTAGGAATAACTTTAACACCGAGTAGTAAAGTTACGACTTAA